One Mangifera indica cultivar Alphonso chromosome 4, CATAS_Mindica_2.1, whole genome shotgun sequence genomic region harbors:
- the LOC123213530 gene encoding polyadenylate-binding protein RBP47-like encodes MSKANGGGGDVISASGTTATTAAAATAGGGAAAGAPTVGPAQQQQQPQSYQWIPQHHHQHPQQWMGMSMMQYPAAAMAMMQQHMMMYPQHYMAAYGGGHQYYQQQQHHHQNGKHNNNNSNNNNNNNNHKQNGSINGNSTNDETKTIWVGDLFHWMDETYLHTCFSHTGQVSNVKVIRNKHTGLSEGYGFVEFFTRAAAENVLQSYNGSVMPNTEQLFRLNWATFAGDRRVDSGSDLSIFVGDLAPDVTDAMLQETFSSKYSSVKGAKVIFDSNTGRSKGYGFVRFGDENERSRAMTEMNGVYCSSRPMRIDFATPKKASAYQQQYSSQALVLAGGHASNGNRVHGSQSDGESNNATIFVGALDSDVSDEGLREAFSQFGEIVSVKIPVGKGCGFVQFANRKDAEDALQKLQGMVIGKQAVRLSWGRNPGNKQWRSDSHSHWNNGAHYGGHYYSGSGYALPPNQDQNMYAAATVVPSAS; translated from the exons ATGTCAAAGGCCAACGGCGGCGGCGGTGATGTGATCTCTGCATCGGGAACAACGGCAACTACAGCAGCTGCAGCAACAGCTGGTGGTGGAGCTGCTGCGGGAGCTCCAACTGTGGGACCGGCGCAACAGCAACAGCAGCCTCAGTCTTACCAGTGGATCCCAcagcatcatcatcaacatccTCAGCAATGGATGGGGATGAGTATGATGCAGTACCCGGCTGCGGCGATGGCCATGATGCAACAACATATGATGATGTATCCGCAACACTACATGGCGGCTTATGGCGGTGGGCATCAGTATTATCAGCAACAACAGCATCACCATCAAAATGGGaagcataataataataacagtaataataataataataataataatcataaacaaAATGGATCTATTAACGGTAATAGTACGAATGATGAGACTAAGACTATCTGGGTCGGCGACTTGTTCCATTGGATGGACGAAACTTATCTTCATACCTGTTTCTCTCACACTGGCCAG GTTTCAAATGTTAAAGTTATACGCAACAAGCATACTGGCCTGTCGGAGGGATATGGATTTGTTGAATTCTTTACGCGTGCAGCAGCTGAAAATGTTTTGCAGAGCTATAATGGTTCTGTGATGCCAAACACCGAGCAGCTCTTCCGTCTTAATTGGGCAACCTTTGCGGGTGACAGACGAGTAGATTCTGGTTCTGATCTATCCATATTTGTAGGAGATTTGGCTCCAGATGTTACTGATGCCATGTTGCAGGAGACATTTTCTAGCAAATATTCGTCTGTGAAAGGAGCAAAAGTTATCTTTGACTCAAACACTGGCCGTTCAAAAGGTTATGGTTTTGTGAGGTTTGGTGATGAAAATGAGAGATCAAGGGCCATGACTGAAATGAATGGGGTGTATTGTTCAAGTAGGCCCATGCGCATAGATTTTGCAACCCCCAAAAAGGCTTCTGCATATCAACAACAGTATTCCTCACAAG cTCTGGTATTGGCTGGTGGTCATGCATCAAATGGTAATAGGGTCCACGGTTCTCAATCTGATGGCGAGTCAAATAATGCAACT ATATTTGTGGGGGCTCTTGATTCTGATGTCAGTGACGAGGGTCTGAGGGAGGCATTTTCTCAGTTTGGTGAAATTGTCTCTGTGAAAATACCAGTTGGTAAAGGATGTGGATTTGTTCAATTTGCAAATAG AAAGGATGCTGAGGATGCATTGCAAAAGTTACAAGGGATGGTAATAGGCAAGCAAGCAGTTCGTCTTTCTTGGGGCCGCAATCCTGGGAACAAGCAG
- the LOC123213531 gene encoding uncharacterized protein LOC123213531, with translation MADDLRCFTKDAFILKSPKKSPLVLRVIVLMFVMVCGVYICSICVKQISTGSNTELLSIQVIDRPCPVPNIEPWEIPYVHYPKPKTFSRAECKCHPVRYFAILSMQRSGSGWFETLLNNHTNISSNGEIFSVKVRRSNISTIVETLDQIYNLDWLTSASKNECTAAVGLKWMLNQGLMQHHAEILEYFRTRGVSAIFLFRRNLLSRMISVLANSYDRDAKLLNGTHKSHVHSTYEAEILARYKPLINATLLIRDLKQVEDTQAKALEYFKSARHIILYYEDVLKNHTKLVDVQEFLRVPQRDLKSRQVKIHKGALSNYVENWEDVRNALEGTRYQGFLHGDYRK, from the exons ATGGCGGACGATCTCCGTTGCTTCACCAAG GATGCTTTTATTTTAAAGTCTCCTAAGAAGTCTCCACTGGTGTTGAGGGTGATTGTCTTGATGTTTGTAATGGTGTGTGGTGTGTATATATGCTCAATTTGTGTTAAGCAAATCAGCACCGGCAGCAATACTGAATTGTTGAGTATCCAAGTGATTGATAGACCTTGTCCAGTGCCTAATATCGAGCCATGGGAAATTCCTTATGTGCATTACCCGAAACCGAAAACTTTTAGCAG GGCTGAATGTAAGTGCCATCCTGTTCGGTATTTTGCCATTCTGTCAATGCAGCGGTCAGGCAGTGGATGGTTTGAGACTTTGTTAAATAACCATACAAATATAAGCTCAAATGGGGAGATTTTCTCGGTTAAAGTAAGGAGGAGTAATATCTCGACAATTGTTGAGACTTTGgatcaaatatataatctagATTGGTTGACTAGTGCTTCTAAGAATGAGTGCACAGCTGCAGTTGGTTTGAAATGGATGCTTAATCAG GGTCTAATGCAGCATCATGCAGAAATACTAGAGTATTTTAGGACTAGGGGTGTTTCAGCTATATTTCTCTTCCGAAGAAATCTTTTGAGCAGGATGATTTCAGTACTTGCAAACTCTTATGATCGAGATGCTAAGCTATTAAACGGGACCCACAAATCACATGTTCATTCAACCTATGAG GCTGAAATACTTGCAAGATACAAGCCTTTAATCAATGCAACGTTATTGATACGCGATctgaagcaagtagaagatacACAAGCCAAAGCTTTGGAGTATTTCAAGAGCGCTCGGCATATAATCCTTTACTATGAAGATGTACTAAAAAATCACACT AAATTGGTTGATGTTCAAGAATTCTTAAGAGTTCCACAAAGAGATTTAAAGAGTCGTCAGGTGAAGATACACAAAGGGGCATTATCCAACTATGTTGAAAACTGGGAAGATGTCCGAAATGCACTAGAAGGAACTCGGTACCAGGGCTTCCTACATGGGGATTACCGAAAGTAG
- the LOC123212975 gene encoding probable carboxylesterase 4, mitochondrial, whose protein sequence is MDSSSNSEISHDFPPFFKVYKDGRVERYTIPDGALKHVPAGLEPVPGIQFKDVVVSSETGVKARIFLPKIDGPGERFSVVVHYHGGGFCAGSPFDSISQNFLTYLVTHANVIAISIDYRLAPEHPLPIAYDDSLAALQWIASHSEGSGPEPWLNEYADLGRVFLVGESAGANIAHYVAVQAGTIGLDGLKINGVLIVHPFFGGKEVDKMYKYLCPTSSGRDDDPKLNPGVDPNLKNMGCDRVLVCVAEKDWLRNRGEAYYETLAKSEWGGKVEFYETLDAEHCFHKFNPHSEKAAPLLRKMVDFITQE, encoded by the coding sequence ATGGATTCAAGCAGCAACTCCGAGATTTCCCATGATTTTCCTCCATTCTTCAAAGTTTACAAAGATGGCCGAGTAGAGCGTTACACGATCCCGGACGGTGCCCTCAAGCATGTTCCTGCCGGCCTAGAGCCAGTGCCAGGAATCCAGTTCAAAGATGTTGTCGTCTCGTCGGAAACTGGCGTCAAGGCCCGAATATTTCTTCCCAAAATCGATGGCCCTGGTGAAAGATTTTCGGTTGTGGTCCATTACCACGGTGGTGGCTTCTGCGCGGGGTCGCCGTTTGATTCAATCTCTCAAAATTTTCTCACTTATCTCGTAACCCATGCCAACGTAATAGCTATTTCTATCGACTATAGGCTTGCCCCTGAGCACCCTTTACCAATTGCATATGATGACTCATTGGCCGCGCTGCAGTGGATTGCATCGCACTCTGAAGGATCTGGACCCGAACCATGGTTGAACGAATATGCGGATCTTGGGCGGGTTTTCTTGGTGGGTGAGAGCGCCGGAGCCAATATAGCGCATTACGTGGCGGTTCAAGCTGGCACTATTGGGTTGGATGGGTTGAAAATAAATGGGGTGCTTATTGTGCACCCATTCTTCGGAGGTAAAGAAGTTGATAAGATGTACAAGTACTTGTGTCCGACTAGCAGTGGGCGTGACGATGACCCGAAATTGAACCCGGGAGTGGATCCGAATCTGAAGAACATGGGTTGTGATAGGGTGTTGGTGTGTGTGGCTGAGAAAGATTGGCTTAGAAACAGAGGTGAGGCTTACTATGAGACGTTGGCAAAAAGTGAGTGGGGTGGGAAAGTTGAATTTTATGAAACTTTAGATGCAGAACACTGCTTTCATAAGTTCAATCCCCACAGTGAGAAGGCTGCACCATTGTTGAGGAAAATGGTTGACTTCATAACTCAAGAATAG
- the LOC123213089 gene encoding probable carboxylesterase 4, mitochondrial: MDSSSNSEISHDFPPFFKVYKDGRVERYTILDGAPKHVPAGLEPVPGIQSKDVVVSSETGVKARIFLPKIDGPGERFPVLVHYHGGGFCLGSPFDSVSQNFLTYLVTHANVIAISIDYRLAPEHPLPIAYDDSLATLQWIASHSEGSGPEPWLNEYADLGRVFLVGESAGANIAHYVAVQAGTIGLDGLKINGVLIVHPFFGGKEVDKMYKYLCPTSSGRDDDPKLNPGVDPNLKNMGCDRVLVCVAEKDWLRNRGEAYYETLAKSEWGGKVEFYETLDGEHCFHMFNTHTEKAAPLLKKMVDFITQE; encoded by the coding sequence ATGGATTCAAGCAGCAACTCTGAGATTTCCCATGATTTTCCtccatttttcaaagtttacaaAGATGGCCGAGTAGAGCGTTACACGATCCTGGACGGTGCCCCCAAGCATGTTCCTGCGGGTCTAGAGCCAGTGCCAGGAATCCAGTCCAAAGATGTTGTCGTCTCGTCGGAAACTGGCGTCAAGGCCAGAATATTTCTTCCCAAAATCGATGGCCCTGGTGAAAGATTTCCAGTTTTGGTCCATTACCACGGTGGTGGCTTCTGCCTGGGGTCGCCGTTTGATTCAGTCTCTCAAAATTTTCTCACTTATCTAGTAACCCATGCCAATGTCATAGCTATTTCTATCGACTATAGGCTCGCCCCTGAGCACCCTTTACCAATTGCATATGATGACTCATTGGCCACGCTGCAGTGGATTGCATCGCACTCTGAAGGATCTGGACCCGAACCATGGTTGAACGAATATGCGGATCTTGGGCGCGTTTTCTTGGTGGGTGAGAGCGCCGGAGCCAATATAGCGCATTACGTGGCGGTTCAAGCTGGCACTATTGGGTTGGATGGGTTGAAAATAAATGGGGTGCTTATTGTGCACCCATTCTTCGGAGGTAAAGAAGTTGATAAGATGTACAAGTACTTGTGTCCGACTAGCAGTGGGCGTGACGATGACCCGAAATTGAACCCGGGAGTGGATCCGAATCTGAAGAACATGGGTTGTGATAGGGTGTTGGTGTGTGTGGCTGAGAAAGATTGGCTTAGAAACAGAGGTGAGGCTTACTATGAGACTTTGGCAAAAAGTGAGTGGGGTGGGAAAGTTGAATTTTATGAAACTTTAGATGGAGAACACTGCTTTCATATGTTCAATACCCACACTGAGAAGGCTGCACCATTGTTGAAGAAAATGGTTGACTTCATAACTCAAGAATAG
- the LOC123212976 gene encoding probable carboxylesterase 4, mitochondrial, giving the protein MISSSKEIIHDFPPFFKVYKDGTIERYIIADYVPTGLDPTTGIQTKDVVISPETGVKVRLFITKLDGPNKKLPVVVHFHGGGFSIGSAFDTPANNFLKFLVSQVEIIAISIDYRLGPENLLPIAYNDSWEGLQWVASHSLGLGPEPWLNEYADLGQVFLAGESAGANIAHHVAIRAGTTGLVGSKVIGALIVHPFFVGKEVDEMYKYICPTSSGCDDDPKLNPSVDPNLKSMGCDKVLVFVAEKDRLRNLGVGYYESLVNSEWPGKVELYETLGEDHCFHLFNLNSEKARALMKKMVDFITQY; this is encoded by the coding sequence ATGATTTCAAGCTCTAAAGAAATAATCCATGATTTCCCACCTTTCTTCAAAGTTTACAAAGATGGCACCATAGAGAGATACATAATTGCAGACTATGTTCCAACGGGTCTCGATCCAACAACCGGAATCCAAACCAAAGACGTCGTGATTTCGCCAGAAACCGGCGTAAAAGTCCGGCTTTTCATCACAAAATTGGACGGCCCAAATAAAAAGCTTCCAGTTGTGGTCCACTTCCACGGTGGTGGCTTTTCCATTGGATCAGCCTTTGACACACCAGCAAACAACTTTCTCAAGTTTTTGGTCTCTCAAGTTGAGATTATAGCCATATCCATTGACTACCGGCTGGGCCCAGAAAACCTTCTTCCAATTGCCTATAATGACTCATGGGAGGGACTACAGTGGGTTGCTAGCCACTCCCTTGGGCTAGGTCCCGAGCCATGGCTTAACGAATATGCGGATCTTGGACAAGTTTTCTTGGCAGGTGAGAGCGCCGGAGCTAATATAGCCCATCACGTGGCAATCCGAGCTGGCACTACTGGATTGGTTGGTTCTAAAGTTATCGGGGCCCTAATAGTGCATCCATTCTTTGTAGGCAAAGAAGTTGATGAAATGTACAAGTATATCTGTCCAACAAGTAGCGGATGTGACGATGACCCGAAATTGAACCCGAGCGTGGATCCGAATTTGAAGAGTATGGGGTGTGATAAAGTGCTGGTGTTTGTTGCAGAGAAAGATAGGCTTAGAAATTTAGGTGTGGGCTACTACGAGAGTTTAGTCAACAGTGAGTGGCCTGGGAAAGTCGAATTATACGAGACTTTAGGGGAAGATCATTGCTTTCATTTGTTTAATCTCAACAGTGAGAAGGCCAGGGCCCTGATGAAGAAAATGGTTGATTTCATCACTCAATATTGA
- the LOC123214137 gene encoding probable carboxylesterase 2 has translation MESSSKEITHNFPPFFKVYKEGRVERYEIWETAKAGDDPITGVQTKDVVVVQESGLKARIFIPKIDGPHQKLPLLIHYHGGGFCLGSAFGTRTKKFLTSIVSRAKIIAISIDYSLAPEHPLPTAYIDSWTALQWVATHSDGRGPEPWINDHADLQRVFLTGESAGANIAHYVAVQAGVTRLAGLKVEGLLIVHPFFGGKEPDLMYKFMCPTSSGCDDEPKLNPAVDPNLKSIVGERMLVCVAEKDWLRNRGVAYFETLQRAGKVELFETDGEGHCFHLFNPDSEKAEPLLQKMIHFINQ, from the coding sequence ATGGAATCAAGCTCAAAGGAAATCACCCATAATTTTCCTCCCTTCTTCAAAGTTTACAAAGAAGGCCGCGTAGAGAGATACGAAATCTGGGAAACTGCTAAGGCTGGCGATGACCCAATTACAGGAGTCCAGACAAAAGACGTCGTCGTTGTGCAAGAATCGGGTCTTAAGGCCCGCATTTTCATCCCCAAGATCGACGGCCCGCATCAAAAGCTGCCGCTTCTTATTCACTATCACGGAGGAGGCTTCTGCCTTGGATCGGCCTTTGGGACTAGAACAAAGAAATTTCTCACTTCGATTGTCTCCAGAGCCAAAATCATTGCCATTTCAATCGATTACAGTTTAGCCCCTGAACACCCTCTGCCAACTGCTTATATAGATTCATGGACCGCGCTGCAATGGGTTGCAACCCACTCTGATGGCCGTGGACCCGAACCATGGATTAACGATCATGCGGATCTCCAGCGGGTCTTTCTCACAGGCGAGAGCGCCGGAGCCAATATTGCCCATTATGTGGCAGTCCAAGCGGGCGTTACCCGGTTGGCGGGCTTAAAAGTCGAAGGTTTGCTGATCGTACACCCGTTCTTTGGGGGTAAAGAGCCCGATTTAATGTACAAGTTTATGTGCCCGACGAGCAGCGGATGTGACGATGAGCCGAAATTGAACCCAGCAGTGGATCCGAACTTGAAGAGCATCGTGGGTGAAAGAATGCTGGTTTGCGTGGCGGAGAAAGATTGGCTGAGAAATAGAGGCGTGGCGTATTTTGAGACTTTGCAGCGGGCTGGCAAAGTTGAGCTATTTGAGACTGACGGGGAAGGCCATTGCTTTCATTTGTTCAACCCCGACAGCGAGAAGGCTGAACCTTTGCTTCAGAAAATGATTCACTTCATCAATCAGTAG
- the LOC123214136 gene encoding 2-hydroxyisoflavanone dehydratase-like, producing the protein MSSIDSQVAKELRFFRVYNDGRIELFRPHWDKIPPCDDPITGVRSKDVTISSDPPVSARIFIPKLTSPTHKFPLLLYIHGGGFCILSPFSPLYHNFCSTVSAQAGVIVVSVEYGLFPTRPIPACYDDSWAALQWVASHVSGNGPEPWLNHHADFSKLHIGGDSAGGNISHTLAFRVGSIGLPGVKVDGVILVHPYFGGTEDDETWLFMNPTNGGLQDPRLKPPAEDLGKLGCERVLIFVAEKDHLYTPGKEYYEELKKSGWGGKVELVENHGEEHCFHLHDPKYEKAMELTNKFVSFINQA; encoded by the coding sequence ATGTCATCAATCGACTCCCAAGTTGCCAAAGAGCTTCGCTTCTTCCGAGTTTACAACGACGGACGCATCGAGTTGTTCCGTCCACACTGGGACAAGATCCCACCCTGCGATGACCCCATTACCGGAGTCCGTTCCAAAGACGTTACCATCTCCTCCGACCCTCCCGTATCCGCCCGTATTTTCATTCCTAAACTCACAAGCCCCACGCACAAGTTTCCTCTCTTACTCTACATCCACGGCGGTGGCTTCTGCATACTCTCTCCCTTTTCTCCACTATACCACAACTTCTGTAGCACCGTTTCAGCACAAGCAGGCGTCATAGTCGTCTCCGTCGAGTACGGACTCTTCCCGACCCGACCTATTCCCGCTTGTTACGATGACTCATGGGCCGCACTCCAGTGGGTGGCGTCGCACGTCAGTGGAAATGGACCTGAGCCTTGGTTGAACCATCATGCCGATTTCAGCAAACTTCATATCGGAGGAGACAGTGCAGGAGGGAATATCTCGCATACTTTGGCGTTCCGGGTCGGGTCAATTGGGTTACCGGGTGTGAAAGTAGATGGTGTGATTTTAGTTCATCCGTATTTTGGTGGGACGGAAGATGATGAAACGTGGTTGTTTATGAATCCAACCAACGGTGGGTTGCAGGATCCTCGGCTGAAACCGCCGGCGGAGGATCTGGGTAAGCTTGGGTGTGAAAGAGTACTGATATTTGTGGCTGAGAAAGATCATTTGTATACTCCGGGAAAAGAATACTATGAAGAATTGAAGAAAAGCGGATGGGGAGGGAAAGTTGAGTTGGTTGAAAATCATGGGGAAGAACATTGCTTCCATTTGCACGATCCCAAATACGAAAAAGCTATGGAGTTAACCAACAAGTTTGTTTCATTTATCAATCAAGCTTAG